One window of Botrimarina mediterranea genomic DNA carries:
- a CDS encoding L-threonylcarbamoyladenylate synthase, whose amino-acid sequence MTEQDLDSCAEVIRLGGIVAFPTETVYGLGANALNADAVAKIFELKGRPRFDPLIVHIADPAQLSSLVMHVPPPARDLIERFWPGPLSLVFKKADCVPDIVTAGLASVAIRCPAHPLARRLIERAGSPIAAPSANLFCTVSPTTAQHVMDQFGDRLPHVIDGGPCAVGIESSVVSFLDEQPVLLRPGGVTAEEIEEVVGPLKLASAGGSRPASPGQLARHYSPATPLELTFDPPRPHSKVGLLTLGPAPKPNEFVAIEVLSERECLREAAYNLFAAIRRLDALGLDYIIARPFPEEGLGHAVMDRLRRAAAK is encoded by the coding sequence GTGACAGAGCAGGATCTGGATAGCTGCGCAGAGGTAATCCGTTTGGGAGGGATAGTGGCGTTCCCTACCGAGACGGTCTATGGGCTCGGGGCGAATGCGCTTAATGCTGACGCCGTTGCCAAGATTTTCGAACTGAAAGGGCGGCCCCGATTCGATCCGCTGATCGTGCATATTGCGGACCCCGCCCAACTCAGCTCATTGGTCATGCACGTCCCTCCGCCCGCCCGGGACCTAATTGAGCGATTCTGGCCAGGACCTCTATCGCTTGTGTTCAAGAAAGCTGACTGCGTCCCCGACATCGTTACCGCGGGGTTAGCGAGTGTCGCCATCCGGTGTCCCGCTCATCCTCTAGCGCGTCGCCTGATTGAACGGGCGGGCTCGCCAATTGCTGCCCCGAGCGCCAATCTCTTCTGCACGGTCAGCCCCACCACCGCACAACACGTCATGGACCAGTTTGGCGATCGACTGCCACACGTTATCGATGGCGGCCCCTGTGCGGTGGGCATCGAATCGTCCGTGGTGTCGTTTCTCGATGAGCAACCAGTACTGCTGAGGCCGGGCGGCGTAACGGCCGAAGAGATCGAAGAAGTCGTTGGTCCTCTCAAACTCGCATCCGCCGGTGGCAGTAGGCCTGCCAGCCCCGGTCAGCTCGCGCGGCATTACTCGCCGGCAACACCCCTAGAACTTACCTTTGACCCTCCGCGTCCTCACTCGAAGGTGGGCTTATTGACGCTGGGGCCGGCGCCCAAACCGAACGAATTTGTCGCGATCGAAGTGCTGTCGGAACGAGAATGCCTTCGTGAAGCCGCGTACAACCTGTTTGCCGCCATTCGTCGGCTCGACGCCCTGGGGCTCGACTACATAATCGCACGACCGTTCCCTGAAGAGGGGCTCGGTCACGCCGTGATGGACCGCTTACGCCGCGCCGCAGCAAAGTAG
- a CDS encoding integrase core domain-containing protein: protein MGDSPVLSDTGGVEKRRPRHGELLHHSDRGCQYTSDGYQKTLRTLGIEVSMSPTGNCYDNAVAERFFWSLKHEWTYWRAYATMDEARPSVFRYIETFYNSRRRHQTLGYKSPDQFEADHPPALAAHKMRSPAGVPKY, encoded by the coding sequence TTGGGCGATAGCCCAGTACTTTCGGACACCGGCGGGGTCGAGAAACGGCGGCCCAGGCACGGCGAGCTCTTGCATCACAGCGACCGCGGCTGCCAGTACACGAGCGACGGCTACCAGAAGACGTTGAGAACGCTCGGGATCGAGGTCTCGATGAGCCCCACGGGGAACTGCTACGACAACGCGGTCGCCGAGCGATTCTTCTGGAGCCTCAAGCACGAGTGGACCTATTGGAGGGCCTACGCCACGATGGACGAGGCCCGGCCGAGCGTCTTCCGCTACATCGAAACGTTCTACAACTCCAGGCGGCGTCACCAAACGCTCGGCTACAAGTCTCCCGATCAATTCGAAGCCGACCACCCCCCGGCTCTAGCGGCGCATAAAATGCGAAGTCCCGCCGGTGTCCCAAAGTACTGA
- a CDS encoding proton-conducting transporter transmembrane domain-containing protein, protein MTTIVLVSLISSAFMLFLFGAAPSAACNRRPVAIRSAVTLLAGWQSGLALIAMLGRLSGVVDPIAELRWPPVGPLACGVFLDGVSGLVFLLVSFIGLIVCQYSIRYLDGDPRQGDYFRWVAATIGSVSLLVLSGNLLMLVLAWVATSLSLHQLLLHYPGRSGARRAAWKKFAISRAGDIFLVVALLLAFREFATFDLSAIFAAVAPGQVLSAERDSTLAWVSWLVVLGGITKSAQFPLHSWLPETLETPTPVSALMHAGVVNAGGYLIIRLSPLLVHQSSALDLLTVVGTATAAYGGVVMLTQSSVKKALAYSTVAQMGFMMLQCGLGAFSAAMLHLVSHSLYKAYAFLNSGNVLKDERASRVVAELNSARRLRLTQLPLIAAASIVGSCLIAWLMGFDVSSKPGGYALAAIFCLALTMGIWESLKIPRQTIRRTAALAAAGLTVLYISGYLAIDSLVGANVAHFPSDGRPSIAGGVVVIAFFGLAALQVLLRLPAAHRRRDALYVHAINGFYVDAAILRVAGPRLSKR, encoded by the coding sequence ATGACGACCATCGTGTTGGTTTCGCTGATTTCCTCGGCGTTTATGCTGTTTCTCTTCGGAGCGGCGCCATCCGCAGCATGTAATCGACGGCCGGTAGCGATCCGGAGCGCCGTCACATTGCTTGCCGGTTGGCAGTCGGGATTGGCGTTGATCGCGATGCTTGGCCGCCTGTCGGGCGTGGTCGATCCGATTGCGGAGCTGCGGTGGCCACCGGTGGGACCGCTCGCTTGCGGCGTCTTCCTGGATGGCGTCTCGGGCCTAGTTTTCCTGCTGGTCAGTTTCATTGGGCTCATCGTATGCCAGTACTCAATCCGTTACCTCGATGGCGACCCGCGGCAGGGCGACTACTTCCGCTGGGTCGCGGCGACGATTGGCAGCGTCTCATTGCTGGTGCTGTCGGGCAACTTGCTCATGTTGGTGTTGGCCTGGGTCGCCACCAGCCTCTCGCTCCACCAGCTGCTGCTGCACTACCCAGGGCGTAGCGGTGCGCGGCGGGCCGCCTGGAAGAAGTTCGCCATCAGCCGTGCGGGCGACATTTTCCTCGTCGTAGCACTCCTTCTAGCGTTCCGCGAATTCGCAACGTTCGATCTTTCCGCTATCTTCGCGGCCGTCGCGCCCGGCCAAGTTCTCTCTGCCGAGCGCGATAGCACGCTAGCTTGGGTTAGTTGGCTGGTCGTTCTGGGTGGGATCACCAAGTCGGCGCAGTTCCCGCTGCATAGTTGGCTACCCGAGACGTTGGAGACTCCGACCCCGGTCTCAGCTTTGATGCACGCCGGGGTGGTGAACGCCGGCGGCTATTTGATTATCCGGCTGAGCCCGCTCTTGGTTCACCAATCGTCAGCTCTCGACCTATTGACGGTGGTGGGGACAGCGACAGCGGCTTATGGGGGGGTCGTCATGCTGACGCAGTCGAGCGTAAAGAAGGCCCTCGCGTATTCGACGGTCGCACAGATGGGCTTCATGATGCTCCAGTGTGGACTCGGCGCCTTTTCAGCCGCCATGCTTCACCTTGTCTCCCACTCACTCTACAAGGCGTACGCCTTCCTCAATAGCGGCAATGTCCTTAAGGACGAACGCGCCAGCCGAGTCGTCGCTGAACTGAACTCCGCCCGTCGTTTACGTCTAACCCAGTTGCCGCTGATTGCTGCGGCGTCGATTGTCGGCTCTTGCCTTATCGCATGGTTGATGGGCTTCGACGTTTCCTCCAAGCCTGGCGGTTACGCGCTGGCCGCTATCTTCTGCTTGGCGCTGACGATGGGTATCTGGGAATCGTTGAAAATCCCCCGACAAACGATCCGCCGTACGGCGGCCTTGGCCGCCGCAGGCCTAACCGTTCTCTACATCAGCGGCTACCTCGCGATCGACTCTCTGGTCGGCGCCAATGTGGCTCACTTTCCGTCGGATGGGAGGCCCTCGATCGCCGGGGGTGTCGTTGTCATCGCCTTCTTTGGGCTCGCTGCGCTGCAAGTCTTACTGCGACTTCCGGCGGCGCATCGCCGGCGCGACGCCCTCTACGTTCATGCAATCAACGGCTTCTACGTCGATGCGGCGATCCTACGTGTCGCTGGACCGCGCTTGTCGAAGAGATGA
- the cysN gene encoding sulfate adenylyltransferase subunit CysN produces MTSGTIAPALSTTAVRPVEKDLLRFITCGSVDDGKSTLIGRLMLDVGAVYSDQIAALQMESEKHGTNGGEIDTALLLDGLEDERQQGITIDVAYRYFATEKRKFIIADTPGHEQFTRNMATGASTADLAILLVDATKGVLTQTKRHAFIVSLLGIKHVILAVNKMDLVAYDEATFDAIRGDFKRFASKLDITDVRFVPLSARHGDNVAEPSARMHWYEDGSLLHQLETIYVGSDQNLRDFRFPVQWVNRPDNVFRGFSGTIASGSVRVGEEIVVLPSGKRSRVRSIVTMDGTLDEAAAPRSVTLTLEDEIDVTRGDYLCRPGNQPHVGRTGEAMLVWMSETPLNQGRPLWFKNAAGRAVCEVESIRYEVDVNTLHRKQSDTLRLNAIGRCSLSFHQPIAYDAYEKNRKTGAFILVDRITHETLAAGMFLDYGLSGDLAGSEPRFLPARRVQSPIDDSHRLQRYGHEPFTVLLTGLPASGKTTIAKHLEKRLFSRGAVGVLLDGESLRHGISKGLGFSKEERSENLRRGAEIAKLINDSGQFCIAAFCAPEESMRQQFCEIVGRHRVVHVHLDASVAACRLRDTTGRYLAADNGEIYGFPGVTAEYETPATPDLTIVTEELIDLEAAAGKLIERLASGICSGGGSVAVAKS; encoded by the coding sequence ATGACATCCGGCACGATTGCGCCCGCGTTGAGCACCACCGCCGTCCGTCCGGTCGAGAAAGACCTCCTCCGGTTCATCACCTGCGGGAGCGTTGACGACGGCAAGAGCACTCTGATCGGCCGCCTGATGCTCGACGTGGGGGCGGTCTACAGCGATCAGATTGCGGCGCTGCAGATGGAGTCGGAGAAGCACGGCACCAACGGCGGTGAGATCGATACGGCTTTGCTGCTCGATGGTCTCGAAGACGAGCGGCAGCAGGGGATCACGATCGATGTGGCGTATCGGTACTTCGCTACCGAGAAGCGAAAGTTCATCATCGCGGACACACCCGGCCACGAACAATTCACCCGGAACATGGCCACGGGGGCATCGACCGCCGACCTCGCCATCCTGCTTGTGGACGCCACCAAAGGGGTTTTGACGCAGACTAAGCGACACGCGTTCATTGTCTCGCTGCTGGGGATCAAGCACGTCATCTTGGCCGTCAACAAGATGGACTTGGTTGCCTATGATGAAGCCACCTTCGACGCCATTCGTGGTGATTTTAAGCGATTTGCGTCGAAGCTCGATATCACCGATGTGCGTTTCGTTCCACTGTCGGCCCGCCACGGAGACAACGTCGCCGAGCCCAGCGCGAGGATGCACTGGTACGAGGACGGGTCGTTGCTGCACCAGCTTGAAACCATTTATGTCGGCTCCGACCAGAACTTGCGAGACTTCCGCTTCCCGGTGCAGTGGGTCAACCGCCCCGACAACGTCTTTCGGGGGTTTAGCGGGACGATTGCATCGGGCTCTGTCCGCGTGGGTGAAGAGATCGTCGTGCTGCCTTCCGGCAAGCGTTCGCGGGTCCGCAGCATCGTCACAATGGACGGGACACTCGATGAAGCAGCGGCGCCTCGATCGGTAACGCTAACGCTTGAGGACGAGATCGATGTCACCCGAGGGGACTACCTCTGCCGTCCGGGCAATCAGCCTCACGTCGGCCGTACGGGAGAAGCGATGCTCGTATGGATGTCGGAGACCCCCTTGAATCAAGGGCGCCCGCTCTGGTTCAAGAACGCAGCGGGACGAGCGGTCTGCGAGGTTGAGTCGATCCGTTACGAAGTGGATGTCAATACACTCCATCGCAAGCAATCCGACACGCTGCGGCTCAACGCCATCGGCCGTTGCTCGCTCAGTTTCCACCAGCCAATCGCGTACGACGCCTACGAAAAGAACCGCAAGACCGGCGCCTTCATCCTCGTAGATCGGATCACTCACGAGACGCTCGCGGCGGGCATGTTCCTCGACTACGGTCTGTCAGGGGATCTTGCGGGAAGCGAGCCGCGGTTCTTGCCGGCACGGCGAGTCCAAAGTCCCATCGACGACAGTCATCGTTTACAGCGGTACGGGCACGAACCGTTCACCGTCCTTCTGACGGGCCTGCCCGCGTCGGGCAAGACGACGATCGCGAAGCACTTGGAGAAGAGATTGTTCAGCCGGGGCGCCGTTGGCGTGCTGCTCGATGGTGAGTCGCTGCGGCACGGGATCAGCAAGGGCCTCGGCTTCTCCAAGGAAGAGCGGTCCGAGAACCTCCGCCGCGGGGCGGAAATCGCAAAGCTTATCAACGATTCAGGGCAGTTTTGCATCGCCGCGTTCTGCGCCCCCGAAGAATCCATGCGGCAACAGTTCTGCGAAATAGTAGGCCGACACCGTGTCGTCCATGTCCACCTCGATGCTTCGGTGGCGGCGTGCCGTCTCCGAGACACAACGGGACGTTATCTGGCCGCCGATAATGGTGAGATCTACGGCTTCCCCGGAGTGACGGCAGAATATGAGACCCCCGCCACCCCCGACCTAACGATTGTTACGGAAGAATTGATCGACCTAGAAGCTGCGGCGGGCAAGTTGATCGAGCGACTGGCGTCTGGCATTTGCAGCGGAGGCGGCAGCGTGGCGGTCGCCAAGTCTTGA
- a CDS encoding helix-turn-helix transcriptional regulator: MPKKRAMGRAAEEKGEPQKTSSPSASRSPEAVPAKKSGSEARRRWTFLTNHSHVLILLNAEPDLALREIAARVGITERAIQQILSDLEEEGFIEREKVGRRNHYRVKSGHPLRHPIESHCSTADLLALILDHPDAKKNAWL, encoded by the coding sequence ATGCCGAAGAAGAGAGCGATGGGCCGCGCTGCTGAGGAAAAAGGCGAGCCCCAAAAAACATCGAGCCCGAGCGCATCCCGCTCACCGGAAGCAGTCCCGGCGAAGAAGTCCGGCTCAGAAGCTCGGCGCCGCTGGACGTTCTTGACGAACCACTCGCATGTCCTGATCTTGCTCAATGCGGAGCCCGACCTCGCATTGCGGGAGATTGCCGCTCGGGTCGGAATCACCGAACGTGCGATCCAGCAGATCCTTTCCGACCTCGAAGAGGAGGGATTCATCGAGCGTGAGAAAGTGGGCCGTCGCAACCACTACCGTGTGAAGAGCGGTCATCCGTTGCGACATCCGATCGAGTCTCACTGCAGCACCGCGGATCTTCTCGCTCTGATCCTCGATCACCCCGACGCCAAGAAGAACGCTTGGCTCTAG
- a CDS encoding DUF2309 domain-containing protein yields MCTTIAAEPYGREVKAERPSDPHQVAAEALRGLAETIAPVWPLADYVAVNPYMGLTGTDFLTAREWLRGVSDCELLMPLTYYRQRFVDGYFGRAEIELAIDELVDADVEGAELITGGMLEQLLKALPSEEAAASGEETSRRASRIRSISAAYDLYADASWTLRIHEEIGKHCAAHYDGGQASWLSPWKEQSLYAAWRSAMRHDRRLEVLGLSGVRALVSGLPADTTTAVVELLEVSGVPQALWREYLLCLAYELPGWSAWTQYQSAWREGTEARVGDAEGDDLFGLVAMRLAYDIAVAKRFNFSMDISGMLPLSTRGGAVATGAPGAEALVRYALLRASEIAYRNGLLSKVSATPSVEDGADSADDVAGTKVRGARKLAQVAFCIDVRSERIRRHLEMAGDQIETIGFAGFFGLPFAFQRLGESVKSNQLPVLVRPQFTVAEHLRSVPTDQQKAAWSRRNFARVARKAWKRFQTASVSAFACVEATGLLFGAKLLRRVVGRSAGSIEPQYDGVACAQRDRLAPDLASLESQGLTKDRQADLAASILTGMGLRTGFARLVVFCGHGSKTENNPLAAGLDCGACGGHSGEPNARLAAQLLNNPAVRKQLIAKGFELSTEVHFLAGLHSTTTDEIRFFDLDLVPPSHRQDVEELRAAANTAANATRLDRLPLLSTARASEPFRRAQDWSEVRPEWGLTGNAAFIVGPRSLTTSISLEGRAFLHNYDHNKDPDGKVLEGILTAPMVVGSWINLQYYASTVDPHHFGSGSKTIHNVVGRFGVFSGNGGDLTTGVPWESVHDGKAYRHEPLRLLSVVAAPRTSITAILERHGNVESLVVNGWVQLVAMEDGKFYQLTTRKDWRPVKPYGHRKAAVAEVRSRAPITID; encoded by the coding sequence ATGTGCACGACCATTGCGGCTGAGCCTTACGGACGCGAGGTGAAGGCCGAGCGTCCCTCCGATCCTCATCAGGTGGCGGCAGAGGCGTTGCGCGGCTTGGCGGAAACAATCGCGCCGGTATGGCCACTCGCCGACTACGTCGCCGTCAATCCCTACATGGGATTGACGGGAACCGACTTCTTGACGGCTCGTGAGTGGTTGCGGGGAGTTTCCGATTGTGAGCTGTTGATGCCGCTCACCTACTATCGACAGCGGTTCGTCGATGGCTATTTCGGCCGCGCCGAGATTGAGTTGGCGATCGACGAACTCGTCGATGCGGACGTCGAAGGCGCCGAGCTGATAACGGGCGGGATGCTAGAACAGCTGCTAAAAGCGTTGCCTTCCGAAGAAGCCGCGGCGTCAGGCGAGGAGACATCGAGGCGAGCCTCTCGTATCCGATCGATTTCCGCTGCCTACGACCTTTACGCTGACGCTTCGTGGACCCTCCGAATCCATGAAGAGATCGGTAAGCATTGCGCGGCCCACTATGACGGTGGACAAGCGTCTTGGTTGAGTCCGTGGAAAGAGCAGTCGTTGTATGCCGCGTGGCGTTCCGCGATGCGCCACGACCGACGCCTGGAGGTGCTGGGGCTATCCGGCGTAAGGGCGCTCGTCAGCGGTCTTCCCGCCGATACTACGACGGCCGTGGTTGAATTGCTAGAGGTCTCTGGTGTGCCCCAAGCGCTCTGGCGAGAGTACCTGCTCTGCCTAGCGTACGAGCTTCCCGGCTGGAGCGCGTGGACTCAGTATCAATCGGCTTGGCGGGAGGGGACCGAGGCTCGGGTTGGCGACGCGGAGGGAGACGATCTCTTCGGTCTGGTCGCGATGCGCCTCGCCTACGATATCGCTGTAGCGAAGCGATTTAACTTTTCGATGGACATCTCCGGCATGCTTCCATTGTCGACGCGGGGCGGGGCAGTCGCCACCGGAGCGCCTGGCGCTGAGGCGCTCGTTCGGTATGCCTTACTGCGCGCCTCGGAAATCGCCTATCGCAACGGTCTCCTGAGCAAGGTGTCAGCGACTCCCTCTGTCGAAGATGGTGCGGACTCCGCTGACGACGTCGCAGGGACCAAGGTGCGTGGAGCCCGGAAACTCGCTCAGGTAGCGTTCTGCATCGATGTGCGCTCGGAGCGGATACGTCGTCACCTCGAGATGGCTGGCGATCAAATCGAGACAATCGGCTTCGCCGGCTTTTTTGGTCTGCCATTCGCCTTCCAACGCCTCGGCGAATCGGTAAAATCCAATCAGCTGCCCGTTCTCGTGCGACCCCAATTCACGGTTGCGGAACATCTGCGTTCGGTGCCCACTGATCAGCAGAAGGCAGCCTGGAGCCGGCGGAACTTCGCACGAGTTGCGCGTAAGGCATGGAAGCGATTCCAAACCGCGTCCGTCAGCGCCTTCGCATGCGTCGAAGCCACTGGCTTATTGTTCGGCGCCAAACTGCTGCGGCGAGTCGTTGGGCGCAGTGCCGGCTCGATCGAGCCGCAGTACGACGGTGTCGCCTGCGCGCAGCGTGACCGGCTCGCCCCTGATCTAGCAAGTCTCGAATCGCAGGGCCTGACGAAGGATCGACAAGCCGACTTGGCGGCGTCGATTCTCACGGGCATGGGGCTGCGGACGGGCTTCGCTAGACTCGTCGTCTTCTGTGGGCATGGGAGCAAAACGGAGAACAATCCGCTCGCAGCGGGGCTCGATTGTGGAGCGTGCGGCGGCCATTCCGGCGAACCGAACGCACGCTTGGCCGCGCAGCTGCTCAATAACCCTGCGGTCCGCAAACAACTAATCGCGAAAGGGTTCGAGCTCTCCACAGAGGTCCATTTCCTCGCGGGGCTACACAGCACGACAACCGATGAGATTCGCTTCTTTGACCTCGACCTCGTGCCACCGTCCCATCGGCAGGATGTGGAAGAACTCCGTGCTGCGGCGAACACCGCCGCCAATGCAACCCGGTTAGATAGGCTGCCGCTACTCTCAACTGCGAGGGCGAGCGAGCCATTCCGGCGGGCGCAGGACTGGTCAGAGGTGCGGCCTGAATGGGGGCTTACCGGCAATGCCGCCTTCATCGTGGGGCCGCGCAGCCTGACTACTTCGATCTCGCTCGAAGGCCGCGCCTTCCTGCATAACTACGATCATAATAAGGACCCCGATGGGAAGGTGCTGGAGGGCATCCTGACGGCGCCGATGGTGGTGGGGAGCTGGATCAACCTCCAGTACTACGCTTCCACGGTGGATCCCCACCATTTCGGCAGCGGCAGCAAGACGATCCATAACGTCGTGGGCCGCTTCGGCGTCTTCTCCGGCAACGGGGGAGACCTGACAACAGGCGTTCCCTGGGAGTCGGTCCACGATGGCAAGGCCTATCGACACGAGCCTCTACGACTGCTCTCGGTGGTCGCAGCGCCGCGCACCTCGATTACCGCGATCCTAGAGCGACACGGCAATGTCGAGAGCCTGGTGGTGAACGGGTGGGTTCAACTCGTGGCTATGGAGGACGGGAAGTTCTATCAGCTGACTACCCGTAAAGACTGGCGCCCGGTAAAGCCCTATGGCCACCGAAAAGCTGCGGTCGCAGAAGTCAGATCGCGTGCTCCCATCACCATCGATTAG
- the cysD gene encoding sulfate adenylyltransferase subunit CysD, with protein sequence MTSSVRPRATSHLDALESEAIHILREVAAAFENPVLLYSIGKDSSVILHLMRKAFYPGKPPMPLLHIDSTWEFREMTDFRERFARQQLGLRVIVKINEEGRRAGVNPFDFGSNAYTEVMRTQPLKEALTEHGFDAAIGGGRRDEERSRAKERVFSFRDRNHRWEPRNQRPELWNIYNTWRRPGECLRVFPLSNWTELDVWQYIEREQAPLPDLYLAKPRPVVMRGDDLIVVDDERMRLEAGEQPELRTVRFRTLGCYPVTGAVESTASTIGEVVQELIETRYSERQGRAIDRDEACAMERKKREGYF encoded by the coding sequence GTGACCTCTAGCGTTCGCCCCCGTGCAACGTCACACCTCGACGCCCTGGAGTCCGAAGCGATTCATATCCTGCGTGAAGTCGCAGCCGCATTTGAGAATCCCGTTCTGCTGTACTCCATCGGCAAAGACTCCTCGGTCATCTTGCATTTGATGCGGAAGGCGTTCTATCCGGGGAAGCCGCCTATGCCGCTGCTGCATATCGACTCGACGTGGGAGTTCCGCGAGATGACGGATTTCCGTGAACGCTTCGCGCGACAACAGCTCGGCCTACGGGTCATCGTCAAAATCAATGAGGAAGGACGACGGGCCGGGGTGAATCCCTTCGACTTTGGCAGCAACGCTTACACCGAAGTGATGCGCACGCAGCCCTTGAAAGAGGCGTTGACAGAGCACGGCTTCGACGCGGCTATCGGCGGCGGTCGCCGCGACGAAGAACGCTCGCGAGCCAAGGAACGCGTCTTCTCTTTTCGGGATCGCAATCACCGCTGGGAGCCCCGCAACCAACGACCGGAACTGTGGAATATCTACAACACTTGGCGACGCCCGGGCGAGTGCCTGCGGGTGTTTCCGCTCTCCAATTGGACCGAGCTAGACGTTTGGCAGTACATCGAGCGAGAGCAGGCGCCACTTCCCGATCTTTACCTGGCGAAACCCCGCCCCGTCGTCATGCGTGGCGACGATCTGATTGTCGTCGATGACGAGCGGATGCGGCTGGAGGCCGGCGAGCAACCGGAGCTGAGGACCGTCCGCTTCCGAACGCTCGGGTGCTACCCGGTCACCGGCGCGGTTGAATCCACAGCGTCGACTATTGGAGAGGTCGTTCAAGAACTCATCGAGACTCGCTACTCGGAACGGCAGGGGCGCGCGATCGACCGCGACGAGGCTTGCGCCATGGAGCGGAAGAAGCGGGAAGGCTATTTCTAA